Proteins from one Fragaria vesca subsp. vesca linkage group LG6, FraVesHawaii_1.0, whole genome shotgun sequence genomic window:
- the LOC101308407 gene encoding uncharacterized protein LOC101308407, with the protein MARHIRILLTDDSSLWSSWIKVNFLRDKSFWMVSTPQICSWNWRKLLKIRDFIRPSIKHIIGDGKSTYFWHDYWHPFGPLLPRLGPGAMINSGIPSNALVSSIVKGESWCWPLSTNSAILRVASNVEGLIPNSSCKDSCIWLPSTSGIFSTASTMDQIWIHHPVVDWAKIVLLESGA; encoded by the coding sequence ATGGCGAGGCACATTCGGATTCTTTTGACAGATGATTCTAGTCTTTGGTCTTCTTGGATCAAAGTTAATTTCTTGAGAGATAAAAGCTTTTGGATGGTGTCTACACCCCAAATTTGCTCCTGGAATTGGAGGAAGTTGTTGAAGATTCGTGATTTTATTCGTCCTTCTATTAAGCATATTATTGGTGATGGAAAGTCTACTTATTTTTGGCATGATTATTGGCACCCTTTTGGCCCTTTGCTGCCTAGGTTGGGGCCTGGTGCTATGATTAATTCTGGTATTCCTTCCAATGCCTTGGTTAGTTCTATTGTGAAGGGTGAGTCTTGGTGTTGGCCTCTTTCTACTAATTCTGCCATTCTTAGAGTTGCAAGTAATGTAGAAGGTCTTATTCCAAATTCAAGTTGCAAGGATTCTTGTATTTGGTTACCTTCTACTTCTGGAATTTTCTCTACAGCTTCTACGATGGATCAGATTTGGATTCATCATCCTGTTGTTGATTGGGCAAAGATTGTGTTGCTAGAAAGTGGAGCTTAG